In Mycobacteriales bacterium, the following proteins share a genomic window:
- a CDS encoding carbonic anhydrase, with product MTEISRLVAANRAYAAGRASVPDKRPSRRLAVLTCMDTRIDVLAALGLRPGEAHVLRNAGARVTEDVLRGLALSSHALGTEHVVVMQHTDCGLYGATDDELRATTGAPIPFLPIHDHAEALRHDVALLAATPYLDTVRSVGGLLFDVERGEVDVVVEWARED from the coding sequence ATGACCGAGATCTCGCGGCTCGTCGCCGCCAACCGTGCCTACGCCGCCGGTCGCGCGTCCGTGCCGGACAAGCGGCCGAGCCGCCGCCTCGCCGTGCTGACGTGCATGGACACGCGCATCGACGTGCTCGCCGCGCTCGGGCTCCGGCCCGGCGAGGCGCACGTCCTGCGCAACGCCGGCGCCCGGGTGACCGAGGACGTGCTGCGCGGCCTCGCGCTGTCCAGCCACGCCCTCGGCACGGAGCACGTCGTCGTCATGCAGCACACCGACTGCGGCCTCTACGGCGCCACCGACGACGAGCTGCGCGCCACGACCGGCGCGCCGATCCCGTTCCTGCCCATCCACGACCACGCCGAGGCGCTGCGCCACGACGTCGCGCTGCTCGCCGCGACGCCGTACCTGGACACGGTGCGCAGCGTCGGCGGGCTGCTGTTCGACGTCGAACGCGGCGAGGTCGACGTGGTCGTGGAGTGGGCGCGGGAGGACTGA
- a CDS encoding methyltransferase: MGEHYFTRTPAGPETGRTVAFPLDGVTRVLHASSGVFSQDRLDPGTEVLLRHAPRPPAEGTLLDLGCGYGPIACALAIRSPAATVWAIDVNERALRCTAANAERLGLPRVRAAFPEDVPDGVTFAAIYGNPPIRIGKAALHDLLLRWLARLAPGGAAYLVVHRNLGSDSLQRWLLGEGFACERLHSENGYRVLRVAAA; the protein is encoded by the coding sequence ATGGGCGAGCACTACTTCACCCGCACGCCGGCCGGCCCGGAGACCGGGCGCACGGTGGCGTTCCCGCTCGACGGCGTGACCCGCGTGCTGCACGCCTCGTCCGGCGTGTTCAGCCAGGACCGGCTCGACCCCGGCACCGAGGTGCTGCTGCGGCACGCGCCGCGGCCGCCGGCGGAGGGCACGCTGCTCGACCTCGGCTGCGGCTACGGCCCGATCGCCTGCGCCCTCGCGATCCGCTCGCCCGCCGCGACCGTCTGGGCGATCGACGTCAACGAGCGCGCGCTGCGCTGCACCGCCGCCAACGCCGAGCGGCTCGGGCTGCCGCGGGTGCGCGCGGCGTTCCCGGAGGACGTGCCGGACGGCGTGACGTTCGCGGCGATCTACGGCAACCCGCCCATCCGCATCGGCAAGGCCGCGCTGCACGACCTGCTGCTGCGCTGGCTGGCGCGGCTCGCGCCGGGCGGCGCGGCGTACCTCGTCGTGCACCGCAACCTCGGCTCGGACTCGTTGCAACGCTGGCTGCTCGGCGAGGGGTTCGCCTGCGAGCGGCTGCACAGCGAGAACGGCTACCGCGTGCTGCGGGTGGCCGCCGCGTGA
- a CDS encoding TrmH family RNA methyltransferase produces MSGPLTETGIKRLNRGWRRATGGRLRVVLADLSNPYNVGAVFRTAAVLGVDHLYLTGSTPGPAHAGVAKVALGTAAAVPHSVVATVAEAVAAARADGFAVHAVELAADAVPLSRCAFGPDTCLVLGNEAHGLSRAALAACDSAVYIPQVGKVASLNVATAAAIAMFEVRRQEWSALPDP; encoded by the coding sequence GTGAGCGGGCCGCTGACCGAGACGGGCATCAAGCGGCTCAACCGCGGCTGGCGCCGCGCGACCGGGGGCCGGCTGCGCGTGGTGCTCGCCGACCTGTCGAACCCGTACAACGTCGGCGCGGTGTTCCGCACCGCCGCCGTGCTCGGCGTGGACCACCTCTACCTCACCGGCAGCACACCGGGACCCGCGCACGCGGGCGTCGCGAAGGTCGCGCTCGGCACCGCCGCCGCGGTGCCGCACTCGGTCGTCGCCACCGTGGCCGAGGCCGTGGCGGCGGCGCGCGCGGACGGGTTCGCCGTGCACGCCGTCGAGCTCGCGGCGGACGCGGTGCCGCTGTCGCGCTGCGCCTTCGGGCCGGACACCTGCCTCGTCCTCGGCAACGAGGCGCACGGCCTGTCCCGCGCCGCGCTCGCCGCCTGCGACTCAGCCGTCTACATCCCGCAGGTCGGCAAGGTCGCGTCCCTCAACGTCGCCACGGCCGCCGCGATCGCGATGTTCGAGGTGCGCCGCCAGGAGTGGTCCGCGCTGCCCGACCCGTAG
- a CDS encoding bifunctional YncE family protein/alkaline phosphatase family protein: MRRTGVALAVVAATAVVAGALPGDRRVGRQGDGSVVTPTGQMVRPAGLAVEVAGRPNAVALHPRGHTAALLTALGAPVTVVDLTSRRVLQRTGSGKASFAGLAYAPDGRALYASLADGAVLRFAVGADGRLSHAARLALPSAGRHAEIAGGLAVSPDGRRLHVALNRSNALAVLDAATGRLLRRYPVGVAPHDVLLAGGTAVVSEQGGAAPRPGERTNGSAGTPVASTAGNGAAAAGTVSLVDLRTGRVARVRVGLHPAGLALRGRHVYVANAAGDSVSVVDLAARRVVATLPVAPFAGAAGVSPNAVAPLGREGLVVSLGRANAVAVYRWPDPARPATLLGLLPTGWYPDAVAVDAPRRRLVVAHAKGLAAPPASFGALAGHPDAADVRGERGGLTLVAFPSAAALRDGTRAVAELNGWAAAAAARLAPRRGVAPVPVPARVGEPSTIKHVFYVVKENRTYDQVLGDDPRGDGDPRYLQFGESVTPNQHLLAKRFPLLDNVYVSGTVSADGHQWAMQANVTDYVERQFGSFARGYSYDGGDALAYAPTGFLWENALRHHRSVRVYGEFADHRDRTGTRSDVPSLDRVLARHYPPFTLEVSDAERMRVLLGDLAAQVPKHGVADLTIVQLPLDHTHGLVPGRPTPQSDVADNDAALGRLVDWLSHSPIWHETAVFVVEDDAQDGLDHVDGHRTTMFVASPYARAGLVDHTFYTQVDVVRTVEQILGLPPMTVMDLVARPMTTVFATAPDVTPFVAVPRLLPETTNPEPAALTGAARAWAEASEEWDLDHPDAAPEQQLNRAIWYAVRGFVPYPGDGRVLLPSDLGAEAEDDD; this comes from the coding sequence ATGCGACGGACGGGCGTGGCGCTGGCGGTGGTCGCGGCGACGGCGGTGGTCGCGGGGGCGCTGCCCGGCGACCGGCGGGTCGGCCGGCAGGGGGACGGCTCGGTCGTGACGCCGACCGGGCAGATGGTCCGCCCGGCCGGGCTCGCGGTCGAGGTGGCCGGGCGCCCGAACGCCGTCGCGCTCCACCCGCGCGGGCACACGGCGGCGCTGCTCACCGCCCTCGGCGCGCCGGTGACGGTGGTCGACCTCACGTCGCGCCGCGTGCTCCAGCGGACCGGGTCGGGGAAGGCGTCGTTCGCCGGGCTGGCGTATGCGCCGGACGGGCGGGCGCTCTACGCGTCGCTCGCCGACGGCGCGGTGCTGCGGTTCGCGGTCGGCGCGGACGGGCGGCTGTCGCACGCGGCACGGCTCGCGCTGCCGAGCGCCGGGCGGCACGCCGAGATCGCCGGCGGGCTCGCGGTGTCGCCGGACGGCCGCCGCCTGCACGTCGCGCTGAACCGGTCGAACGCGCTCGCCGTCCTCGACGCGGCCACCGGTCGGCTGCTGCGCCGGTACCCGGTCGGCGTCGCGCCGCACGACGTGCTGCTCGCCGGCGGGACGGCGGTGGTGAGCGAGCAGGGCGGCGCCGCGCCGCGCCCGGGGGAGCGCACCAACGGGTCGGCCGGCACGCCGGTCGCGAGCACCGCCGGCAACGGCGCCGCCGCCGCGGGCACCGTCTCGCTGGTCGACCTGCGCACCGGCCGCGTCGCGCGGGTCCGCGTCGGCCTGCACCCGGCCGGGCTGGCGCTGCGCGGCCGGCACGTCTACGTCGCCAACGCCGCCGGCGACAGCGTCTCCGTCGTCGACCTGGCCGCGCGGCGGGTCGTCGCGACGCTGCCGGTGGCGCCGTTCGCCGGCGCGGCCGGCGTCTCGCCGAACGCCGTCGCGCCGCTCGGTCGCGAGGGCCTCGTCGTCTCGCTCGGCCGCGCCAACGCCGTCGCCGTCTACCGCTGGCCGGACCCGGCGCGGCCGGCGACGCTGCTCGGGCTGCTGCCGACCGGCTGGTACCCGGACGCGGTCGCCGTGGACGCGCCGCGCCGGCGGCTGGTCGTCGCGCACGCGAAGGGGCTGGCCGCGCCGCCCGCGTCGTTCGGCGCCCTCGCCGGCCACCCCGACGCGGCGGACGTCCGCGGCGAGCGCGGCGGCCTGACGCTGGTCGCGTTCCCGAGCGCGGCGGCGTTGCGCGACGGCACCCGCGCCGTCGCCGAGCTGAACGGCTGGGCCGCCGCCGCGGCCGCGCGGCTCGCCCCGCGGCGCGGCGTCGCGCCGGTCCCGGTGCCCGCCCGCGTCGGCGAGCCGAGCACCATCAAACACGTCTTCTACGTCGTCAAGGAGAACCGCACCTACGACCAGGTGCTCGGCGACGACCCGCGCGGCGACGGGGACCCGCGGTACCTCCAGTTCGGCGAGAGCGTGACGCCGAACCAGCACCTGCTCGCCAAGCGGTTCCCGCTGCTCGACAACGTCTACGTCAGCGGCACCGTCTCCGCCGACGGCCACCAGTGGGCGATGCAGGCGAACGTCACCGACTACGTCGAGCGGCAGTTCGGCTCGTTCGCGCGCGGCTACTCCTACGACGGCGGCGACGCGCTGGCGTACGCGCCGACCGGGTTCCTCTGGGAGAACGCGCTGCGCCACCACCGCAGCGTCCGCGTGTACGGCGAGTTCGCCGACCACCGCGACCGCACCGGCACGCGCTCCGACGTGCCGTCGCTGGACCGCGTGCTCGCCCGCCACTACCCGCCGTTCACGCTCGAGGTCAGCGACGCGGAACGGATGCGGGTGCTGCTGGGCGACCTGGCGGCGCAGGTGCCGAAGCACGGCGTCGCCGACCTGACGATCGTGCAGCTCCCGCTCGACCACACGCACGGCCTGGTGCCGGGGCGGCCGACCCCGCAGTCGGACGTCGCCGACAACGACGCCGCGCTCGGCCGGCTGGTCGACTGGCTGAGCCACAGCCCGATCTGGCACGAGACGGCGGTGTTCGTCGTGGAGGACGACGCGCAGGACGGCCTGGACCACGTCGACGGGCACCGCACGACGATGTTCGTCGCCAGCCCGTACGCCCGCGCCGGGCTGGTGGACCACACGTTCTACACGCAGGTCGACGTGGTGCGGACGGTCGAGCAGATCCTCGGGCTGCCACCGATGACGGTGATGGACCTGGTGGCGCGGCCGATGACGACGGTGTTCGCCACAGCGCCGGACGTGACGCCGTTCGTCGCCGTCCCGCGGCTGCTGCCGGAGACGACCAACCCGGAGCCGGCCGCGCTCACCGGCGCCGCGCGGGCGTGGGCGGAGGCGTCCGAGGAGTGGGACCTGGACCACCCGGACGCCGCGCCCGAGCAGCAGCTCAACCGCGCGATCTGGTACGCCGTCCGCGGCTTCGTGCCGTACCCGGGCGACGGGCGGGTGCTGCTGCCGAGCGACCTGGGCGCGGAGGCGGAGGACGACGACTGA